In Natronococcus occultus SP4, the following proteins share a genomic window:
- a CDS encoding sugar phosphate isomerase/epimerase family protein, producing the protein MELGLTVGDSLERAERTIEGFDLIELSIGEGADPNEFDVDRLERVLDEADADLCVHLPFKQVVVTPVEGINDAILEYQRELLEWAGSVGARKAVLHGTARNPHDTDLRPVFADQLAAIADAGADAGVELVVENVGHQKRGLPLSVLGDLARETETSVCFDVGHAYMEDGDDGVERFLSGYGDLVSHLHVHDARSRGDTHLPLGAGEIDYGIVADRLEEFDGTVAIEVFTDDTALLSDTAERTRSWLADG; encoded by the coding sequence ATGGAGCTCGGGCTCACCGTCGGTGACTCACTCGAGCGTGCCGAGCGAACGATCGAGGGGTTCGACCTGATCGAGCTGTCGATCGGCGAGGGAGCGGATCCGAACGAGTTCGACGTCGACCGCCTCGAGCGAGTCCTCGACGAGGCGGACGCCGATCTCTGCGTGCACCTTCCGTTCAAGCAGGTCGTCGTGACCCCGGTCGAAGGGATCAACGACGCGATCCTCGAGTATCAGCGGGAGCTGCTCGAGTGGGCGGGGTCCGTCGGCGCCCGAAAGGCGGTGCTCCACGGAACGGCGCGAAACCCCCACGACACCGACCTCCGACCCGTGTTCGCCGACCAGCTAGCGGCGATCGCCGACGCCGGAGCCGACGCGGGCGTCGAACTCGTCGTCGAGAACGTCGGTCACCAGAAGCGCGGCCTGCCGCTGTCGGTGCTTGGCGACCTGGCCCGGGAGACCGAAACGTCGGTCTGTTTCGACGTCGGTCACGCCTACATGGAGGACGGTGACGACGGCGTCGAGCGCTTCCTCTCGGGGTACGGCGACCTCGTCAGCCACCTCCACGTCCACGACGCCCGGAGCCGCGGCGACACCCACCTGCCGCTTGGGGCCGGCGAGATCGACTACGGGATCGTCGCCGACCGCCTCGAGGAGTTCGACGGCACCGTCGCGATCGAGGTCTTTACCGACGATACCGCCCTGCTGTCCGACACCGCAGAACGGACTCGCAGCTGGCTCGCGGACGGCTGA